One Myripristis murdjan chromosome 17, fMyrMur1.1, whole genome shotgun sequence DNA segment encodes these proteins:
- the LOC115374787 gene encoding tripartite motif-containing protein 16-like, producing MEQRGAQMDSAKFCCSICLDLLKDPVTIPCGHSYCMSCIKDCWDGKEQKKIYSCPQCSQTFTPRPVLMKSTVLVELLEEMKKTGLQAAPPDLCYAGPGDVACDACTGRKLKALKSCLVCLASYCEHHLQPHYQSPAFEKHKLVNPFKQLQENICSRHNEVMKIFCRTDQQCICYLCSMDEHKGHDTVSAAAEWTERQKELGVSQQKIQQRIQDTEKDVKVLQQEVEAINRSADKAVEDSEEIFTELISLIEKRRSDMKQQIRSQQKEEVSRAEEVQEKLKQEIAELRRKDAELEQLSHTEDHIHFLQNYPSLSCLSESTDPPSTNIRPLSYFEDVTAAVSELREKLQDLLSEEWSKISLTVTGVDVLLSQPEPKTRDEFLQYSCHITLDPNTAFKNISVSEGDRKATLMRAEQPSLSHPDRFLTGWQVLSRESLTGRCYWEVKWKGEQAYIAVSYKDISRTGNYDSCVFGHNDKSWTLDCLNGSCKFKHNNIKTPISVPVSSRVGVYLDHRAGILSFYSVSETMTLLHRVQTTFTQPLYAGLGLTYSFGDTAELCNLN from the coding sequence ATGGAGCAGCGAGGAGCTCAGATGGACTcggcaaagttttgctgttcgatttgtctggatctgctgaaggatccggtgactattccctgtggacacagctactgcatgagctgtattaaagactgCTGGGATGGAAAGGAGCAGAAGAAAATCTACAGCTGCCCGCAGTGCAGTCAAACCTTCACACCAAGACCTGTCCTGATGAAAAGTACCGTGTTAGTAGAGttactggaggaaatgaagaagacgggactccaagctgctcctcctgatctctgctacgctggacctggagatgtggcctgtgatgcCTGCactgggaggaaactgaaagccctcaagtcctgtctggtgtgtctggcctcttactgtgagcaccacctccagcctcactatcAATCCCCTGCCTTTGAAAAACACAAGCTGGTAAATCCATTCAAgcagcttcaggagaacatttGTTCTCGTCAtaatgaggtgatgaagattttctgccgtactgatcagcagtgtatctgttatctctgctccatggatgaacataaaggccacgacacagtctcagctgcagcagaatggaccgagaggcagaaagagctcGGGGTGAGTcagcaaaaaatccagcagagaatccaggacacagagaaagacgtgaaggtgcttcagcaggaggtggaagCCATCAatcgctctgctgataaagcagtggaggacagtgaggagatcttcactgagctgatcaGTTTGAttgagaaaagaaggtctgatatgaagcagcagatcagatcccagcagaaagaggaagtgagtcgggctgaagaagttcaggagaagctgaagcaggagatcgctgagctgaggaggaaagacgctgagctggagcagctctcacacacagaggatcacatccattttctacagaattacccctcgctctcatgtctcagtgaatctacagACCCACCCAGCAccaacatccgtcctctgagctactttgaggatgtgactgcagctgtgtcagagctgagagagaaactacaggaccttcttagtgaggaatggtccaagatctcactgacagtgactggagtggatgttttactgtcacaaccagagcccaagaccagagatgaattcttacaatattcatgtcacatcacactggatccaaacacagcattcaaaaatatttcagtatctgagggagacagaaaagcaacattaaTGAGAGCAGAACAGCCAAGTCTGAGCCACCCAGATAGATTTCTTACAGGGTGGCAGGTCCTGagtagagagagtctgactggacgttgttactgggaggtgaagTGGAAGGGGGAACAAGCTTATATAGCGGTCTCATATAAAGATATTAGCAGAACAGGGAATTATGATTCATGTGTATTTGGACACAATGACAAATCTTGGACACTGGATTGTTTAAATGGTAGTTGCAAATTCAAACATAACAACATCAAGACTCCCATATCagtccctgtgtcctccagagtgggagtgtacctggatcacagagcaggtattctgtccttctacagcgtctctgaaaccatgactctcctccacagagtccagaccacattcactcagcctctctaCGCTGGACTTGGGCTTACATATTCCTTTGGTGACACTGCTGAGCTGTGTAATCTCAACTAG